In Streptomyces violaceusniger Tu 4113, one DNA window encodes the following:
- a CDS encoding ATP-binding protein, translated as MVDFVGRRQELATLERELQKVAAGVGGERPGRCVMLRGRRRVGKSRLVERFAERSGAPFLFYAATGASPRDDLARLARDAQASTLPLAGLVAAARPESWDAAFDVLAAALPADRASVLVIDEVPYLMDVDGTFEGMLQRAWDRVLETKPVLLVLIGSDLSMMEALNSYGRPFHQRGREMVLGPLNPAEVGRMLGLDPAEAFDAALVTGGLPLICAEWPHGAGLWDFLNEALNDPVSALLVSAERSLAAEFPPQAQARTVLAAIGSGERTFTNIARAAGGIGATPLQRALELLTDKRIVAAELPVSLRPSKDRRYRVTDPYLRFWLHLLGPSMEEIERGRGDLTLARIRENWTSWRGRAIEPLVREALARILPDDRLPAARAVGGYWTRTNNVEIDIVGADRAPIAKELFFVGSIKWLEQSPFDRHDLAALHRHRAALTDEPVPVVAVSRSGVDCAGLDAAYGPRDLLTAWSL; from the coding sequence GTGGTGGATTTTGTGGGCCGTCGCCAGGAGCTGGCGACGTTGGAGCGAGAGCTGCAGAAGGTGGCGGCAGGGGTTGGCGGGGAGCGGCCCGGTCGGTGCGTGATGTTGCGTGGGCGGCGCCGGGTGGGCAAGTCGCGACTGGTCGAGCGGTTTGCGGAGCGCTCCGGAGCCCCGTTCTTGTTCTACGCGGCGACCGGTGCGTCCCCCAGAGATGATCTGGCACGGCTGGCCCGGGACGCCCAAGCATCGACGCTGCCGTTGGCGGGGCTGGTGGCCGCCGCGCGGCCGGAGAGCTGGGATGCCGCGTTCGATGTGCTGGCCGCGGCGCTGCCCGCCGACCGGGCGAGCGTGCTGGTCATCGACGAGGTGCCGTACTTGATGGATGTCGATGGCACCTTTGAGGGGATGCTGCAACGGGCCTGGGACCGGGTGCTGGAGACCAAGCCGGTGCTGCTGGTTCTCATCGGCTCCGATCTGTCAATGATGGAGGCTCTGAACAGCTACGGGCGACCCTTCCATCAACGCGGCCGGGAGATGGTGCTGGGGCCGCTGAACCCCGCCGAGGTGGGGCGCATGCTCGGGCTGGATCCGGCGGAAGCCTTCGACGCTGCGCTGGTCACCGGGGGATTGCCGCTGATCTGCGCGGAGTGGCCACACGGCGCGGGGCTGTGGGACTTCCTCAATGAGGCGCTGAACGATCCGGTCTCCGCCCTGCTGGTGTCCGCCGAGCGCTCGCTGGCTGCCGAATTCCCCCCGCAGGCTCAGGCCCGTACGGTGCTGGCGGCTATCGGCAGTGGTGAGCGGACCTTCACCAACATCGCCCGTGCGGCCGGCGGGATCGGGGCGACGCCGCTGCAGCGAGCGTTGGAGCTGCTTACGGACAAGCGGATCGTGGCCGCGGAGCTGCCCGTATCGCTGCGTCCGTCGAAGGATCGCCGCTACCGGGTGACAGATCCCTACCTGCGGTTTTGGCTGCACCTGCTTGGCCCGTCCATGGAGGAGATCGAGCGGGGGCGCGGCGATCTGACCTTGGCGCGGATCAGGGAAAACTGGACCAGCTGGCGCGGCCGTGCGATCGAGCCCCTTGTCCGCGAGGCCCTGGCGCGGATACTGCCAGACGACCGGCTGCCCGCGGCCCGCGCAGTGGGCGGCTACTGGACCCGTACCAACAATGTCGAGATCGATATCGTCGGGGCGGATCGCGCCCCCATCGCCAAGGAGCTGTTTTTCGTCGGCTCCATCAAGTGGCTGGAGCAGTCGCCCTTCGACCGGCACGATCTGGCAGCTCTCCACCGCCACCGCGCCGCCCTCACCGACGAACCTGTCCCCGTCGTGGCGGTCTCGCGCAGCGGCGTCGACTGTGCGGGGCTCGATGCCGCCTACGGCCCCCGCGATTTGTTGACCGCTTGGTCGCTGTGA